A region from the Hyalangium gracile genome encodes:
- the mutY gene encoding A/G-specific adenine glycosylase produces the protein MRKRASAVPAPEPAPDARRLTSIREPLLAWYDRERRDLPWRRTKDPYAIWLSEVMLQQTQVSTVIPYWERFLARFPTVEALARAPLDDVLAAWKGLGYYSRARNLHRAAQEVVARFGGRLPSSAHALLTLPGFGRYTAGAVASIAFGEEAPLVDGNVARVLSRLFEVEGAPGDRAREARLWELADALVKGERPGDLNQALMEHGATVCRPESPLCLLCPVRGACLAFQHGRVAELPPAKVRAAPKRLTLALAVWTHQDTLLFARRAEKGLFGGLWELPAAEVEPEAPDATAATRLSDALGVSVTARAALGTVQRQLTHRTLTLRLLRVAGRQRPTRAPGFHELRWCTPAQAEELGMSTAMQRALDVVLGSGVLDSGVLDS, from the coding sequence ATGAGGAAGCGCGCATCCGCCGTGCCGGCGCCGGAGCCCGCGCCCGACGCCAGGCGACTGACTTCCATCCGTGAGCCCCTGCTGGCCTGGTACGACCGCGAGCGAAGGGATCTGCCCTGGCGCCGCACGAAGGACCCGTACGCCATCTGGCTGAGCGAGGTGATGCTCCAGCAGACCCAGGTGAGCACCGTCATCCCCTACTGGGAGCGGTTCCTCGCGCGCTTTCCCACCGTGGAGGCGCTGGCCCGGGCTCCGCTGGATGACGTGCTCGCCGCGTGGAAGGGGCTCGGGTACTACTCTCGCGCGCGCAACCTGCACCGCGCCGCCCAGGAGGTGGTGGCTCGCTTCGGTGGACGGCTCCCCTCCTCCGCGCACGCCCTGCTCACCCTGCCCGGCTTCGGGCGCTACACCGCGGGGGCCGTGGCCTCCATCGCCTTCGGAGAAGAGGCCCCGCTGGTGGATGGCAACGTGGCCCGCGTCCTCTCCCGCCTCTTCGAGGTGGAGGGCGCTCCGGGGGACCGGGCCCGCGAGGCCCGCCTGTGGGAGCTGGCCGACGCGCTGGTGAAGGGAGAGCGGCCGGGGGACCTCAACCAGGCCCTCATGGAGCACGGCGCCACGGTCTGCCGACCGGAGAGCCCGCTGTGTCTGCTGTGCCCCGTGCGCGGCGCGTGTCTGGCCTTCCAGCATGGCCGGGTGGCGGAGCTGCCTCCCGCCAAGGTGCGGGCTGCCCCCAAGCGCCTGACGCTGGCACTGGCGGTGTGGACTCACCAGGACACGCTCCTCTTCGCCCGGCGCGCGGAGAAGGGGCTGTTCGGCGGGCTGTGGGAGCTGCCCGCCGCGGAGGTGGAGCCCGAGGCTCCCGACGCCACCGCCGCCACGCGGCTCTCGGACGCACTCGGCGTGTCCGTCACCGCGAGGGCCGCGCTCGGGACGGTGCAGCGCCAGCTCACCCACCGCACCCTCACCCTGAGGCTGCTGCGCGTGGCCGGCCGGCAGCGCCCCACCCGTGCTCCGGGCTTCCATGAGCTGCGCTGGTGCACGCCCGCTCAGGCCGAGGAGCTGGGCATGAGCACCGCCATGCAGCGCGCGCTCGACGTAGTGCTCGGCTCCGGCGTGCTCGACTCCGGCGTGCTCGACTCC